The window TTGCAAACACTAGCTTGTTAATCTGTACTTTAAGAGGCTGCAGCTCATTATGCTCAATTTACACCTGGCAAGGAGACAGTCTATTACAAGTCATTAGTGCTGTGACCAAGAATTCAGGAGTGTTTTGCTCCCAGTGCAAAATCTTACAACTTCATACCTACAGCCATGAACGTATAACTGGGTTTTTATGCTTCTGTTCTCTACCTGTACAGCGGTGGTTTTTCTGTGGAGTTGTCATAAGGTGTTCTTTCAACCCACATCGGCTGGTAACACGGTAGTAGCCTGGCATCAGTAGAAGCTTCTGAATCCCTAACCAAAGCGAGCCCTTCACTCTTTATAGGAAACCTAGTTTTGTTCCTTACTTCATCCAAAGAGCGCACTAAGCGAACCTTCAAAGAACCAGAACCAAAACGGTTAGAATTCTTTCCAACCTACTGAACAGAGAACAACCGCAAAAATAATTGATAAAAACAGTGGGGGAAAGGCGacagaagagaaagataaaataatgaGTGCTACTTGGCACGTGCATAACAATTTTCATCTAAGGctattttcaaaatgagaaaaaaaaaaaagatatccctTTCCTCAGAGGAAAACTGAAGGAAACTGGACCCTGTGCCTTGCTTATGGTCACAAGGAAAGTCAACAGCAGAGGCAGAAATGCCTGAATCTGGCTTATTATGCCTCTTAATTTATCTTCAACTGCTGGGTTATAATTATGATCATTCTGCCTTCAGTTAATATATCTCAACACACAGGAACACCCACAGATGTATTAGAAAGCGTATGCTGAAGGTAACACAATTATTTTctactaaaagaaacaaaacccagaaagttTGAAACTGACCTCTGGTTTGAGCTCACCGCTTTAACAGCCAGCAAAAAACTGAGCAACGGAATTAACTCATTTAGCTTCTacccctttcttttctctctttttttttttttttttacctcatccTCAAAGATCTGTTTGTAGACTTTCCCTCTGGGAAGGAGGCGCACAGCCCCGGCCCGCTGCATGCCGCCCAGGCCTGCTTCCAGGAGAACTGCAGTTTAGGAGCTAGGGGCCAAGGGGAAAGATATAAAACATTTCAGTTGGGCGAAGTTCTCCTCCCGGGTGAAACTACAGGCCTTACCGCACGGTCCCCACGCTCCGCTACCGCAGGGCAAAGCGTTCGGATGATTTAAAAATAGGTGTGTGATgatttattcatagattcatagattggtccaggccggaagggacctccgaaggtcatctagtccgacctccccgcagtcagcagggacacccccaactagaccaggttgcccagggcctcgtcgagcttcaccttgaatatctccagggaaggggcctgttccagtgttccaccaccctcatagtaaagaactttttcctaatatccaatctaaatctccccttctccaacttaaagccattttccctcgtcctgtcactgcaggcctttgtaaatagaccctccccagccttcctttaggcccccctcaggtactggaaggctgctagtaggtctccccggagcctcctcttctccaggctgaataaccccagctccctcagcctgtcctcgtagcagaggtgctcccaccccctgatcattttaatGGCCCTCCTACATTTACCGGTGTTTGAGGGCCCCCGCCGTGTCCCCTCAGGGCAGCCGAGCCGGGCCAGGGCCGCACTCACCTCAGCCGCGCGCCCaccgacggggcgggggggggagcgtgGCGGGTAGTGCGTCTCGTTGCCATAGCAGCGcgggtgggggggcggggcctAGGCAAGCCACGCCCCCTGTGGACTCCGCCCCCGCGCCGGGAGGCTGATCCCGGGGCAGGCATCGGTCCGCTCCACAGCCACCGCCGCACCGGCCGGGATTCGGGGGAAACGGCGGCAACCGACATAAAAACTCAACGTGAGCCAGCCCAAAGCCAACCGCAACccgggctgcacccccagcagcgtgAGGGaggggatcctgcccctctgttCCCCTCTGGGGGGACcccaggtgatctttaaggtcccctccaactcaaagcattctatgattctataaaataacAACAATTATTACAATAAATCAACCAGAAGGTGTTTCTTTGGGATAGGAAATTTAATTAAGAAACATACAGCAGGGTGGTGGTTGTTAGACGTTGGGAAGCAGTGGCAGGGACTGCCCCGCAGGCGGGATTCCTCGGGCGCTGCCTCCCCCCGGGCAGcaccaccccagcagctcccacagccccccagagaccccccctgGGGAAGAACCCACAGGGACCAGTTCTCTCACTCTCAATTTAAACCAGCTTTTTTCAAGTCCTCTGGCAGAACCCGTCCTTTCTTGCGGGCCCTGGCTTTCTTCTTCTCTATCCtatccttcttcttcttctgaatGTTCTTGCGACGCTTTTCCTGCCGCTGTTGCATCTTTTCCACCACTCTTTCCGTCCTCTTCTCCCACTGCCTCTGGCGTTGCGCTTTACGCTTCTCCTTACGCTTCAGAGCTTCTTTCAGACGCTCCTCGTTGTCACGGATCTTCACCCCTTCCGCCTTATAGAGAACATTTGTCCACTTCATcttgttctccagctcctgggctTTCTTCTCGTCCTTATCCTTGAGCTCCTCCAGCTTGTTCTTCCTGGTCTCCAGCCTGCTCAGCAGCTGCTTGTAGTTTTTGCCCGTCAGAGGAGTGATGTTGCCTTTCAccgctttcctcttctctttcttcttctggaCCTTGTTCAACTCATTCTCTTCATGGACTTCAACCCTGTTAAAGACAACCTCAGCTGTGCTCTCCTCCTTTTTGCTTTCCGGCTCTACCGGTACCTCCTCAGTTTCCTTCTTCTCCACTTTTGCCTTCATCTTTAACTCCTTCCTTCGgcgcttctttctttctctctcatacTTCCTtcgctgtctcttctccaggacTGCGGGGGGCAATTCTTTGGCATCAGCCTAAGAAGAAGGGACACGAATCAGGAGCCTTAATGGGATAAAGCAGAATTAAAAGCCGGATGTCCTCAAGTTCCTGATTTCAAACTTCTCCTAAGAAACGCACTGCTTGTGACGAGAAGCTGCGGGCTCAGCTTTTAGAGACACTAAATACAGCAAAGGCATTTCGAAGCCTTTATTCTCTCTCAACACCCCGTAGCTACGTTCCCATTCAGGCTCTTAGTACTTTTCTCTTTCCTACACCCCCACAGAGCCATGTTCTCCTCCAGGCCAGGCCCCACCTTTTCTCAC of the Numenius arquata chromosome 19, bNumArq3.hap1.1, whole genome shotgun sequence genome contains:
- the SURF6 gene encoding surfeit locus protein 6; the protein is MASLAAQDSYLQALARKVDVPHSPESRKRKFVSKPGQREDAGRQPKKKKRKKPRKQAEKVNGSSVKQVVSNTNKPTPGEKAAPQASKSSPQGVTQSRNESLVTGSKSELDSPSFSAINLLRQRLHEKIKKASGQADAKELPPAVLEKRQRRKYERERKKRRRKELKMKAKVEKKETEEVPVEPESKKEESTAEVVFNRVEVHEENELNKVQKKKEKRKAVKGNITPLTGKNYKQLLSRLETRKNKLEELKDKDEKKAQELENKMKWTNVLYKAEGVKIRDNEERLKEALKRKEKRKAQRQRQWEKRTERVVEKMQQRQEKRRKNIQKKKKDRIEKKKARARKKGRVLPEDLKKAGLN